The proteins below are encoded in one region of Shewanella algae:
- a CDS encoding acetyl-CoA carboxylase biotin carboxyl carrier protein: MDIRKIKKLIELVQESGINELEITEGQEAVRIRRFGPQQPQASFSIGNDSVQVLAPVAGTFLRSAGDHGVPLVELGTEVEPGTVLGYVQAMKALNPVKAEQSGTVKAILAENGEAVGLQQTLFVLD; encoded by the coding sequence ATGGACATCCGCAAAATCAAAAAACTGATCGAATTGGTGCAGGAATCCGGCATCAATGAGCTGGAAATTACTGAAGGCCAGGAAGCCGTGCGTATCCGCCGTTTTGGTCCGCAACAACCCCAGGCCAGTTTCAGTATTGGTAATGACAGCGTGCAAGTACTGGCGCCTGTGGCCGGTACCTTTTTGCGCAGCGCCGGCGACCATGGTGTCCCTTTGGTGGAGCTGGGCACAGAAGTTGAGCCGGGCACAGTACTGGGCTATGTGCAGGCGATGAAAGCCCTCAATCCGGTCAAGGCAGAACAGAGCGGCACGGTTAAAGCCATACTGGCTGAAAACGGTGAAGCGGTAGGACTACAGCAAACCCTGTTTGTATTGGACTAA
- a CDS encoding DmsE family decaheme c-type cytochrome: MISTLKISAFIVPIILLFPAVNAAPWADLSQTELEQQLEQKFSEGKYSPKGADSCLMCHKRDQKVMALFQGVHGALDNSRSPMAGLQCEACHGPMGKHNRGGKEPMISFGAGSKLSSDSQNSVCLGCHNDPKQMAWHNSLHNLEQVACADCHQVHVAEDPMLNPLRINEACTSCHTRAKADMSKRSAHPLKWDRMTCIDCHNPHGSLTESALKQTSLNTTCYECHADKRGPVLWEHAPVVENCANCHKAHGSLNESLLKARVPQLCQQCHADDGHAARAVAQGGNSAFGAGKSCLNCHSQIHGSNHPAGSLLSR; encoded by the coding sequence ATGATATCCACATTAAAAATATCAGCATTCATAGTGCCGATAATATTATTGTTCCCGGCTGTGAATGCTGCCCCCTGGGCTGATTTAAGCCAAACAGAACTGGAGCAACAACTGGAGCAAAAGTTCAGTGAAGGAAAGTATTCCCCCAAGGGTGCCGACTCCTGCTTGATGTGTCATAAGCGGGATCAGAAAGTCATGGCCCTGTTTCAGGGGGTTCATGGCGCCCTGGACAACAGCCGCTCCCCCATGGCCGGATTACAGTGTGAAGCCTGTCATGGTCCCATGGGCAAACATAACCGTGGCGGTAAAGAGCCGATGATAAGCTTCGGCGCGGGTTCAAAACTGTCGAGTGATAGCCAAAACAGTGTTTGCCTTGGCTGCCACAATGACCCCAAACAGATGGCTTGGCACAACAGCTTGCATAACCTGGAGCAGGTGGCCTGCGCCGATTGTCATCAGGTGCATGTCGCTGAAGACCCCATGCTCAACCCTCTGCGGATCAACGAGGCCTGTACCAGTTGTCACACCCGTGCCAAGGCCGATATGAGCAAGCGCTCAGCCCACCCTCTCAAGTGGGATCGTATGACCTGTATCGATTGCCACAACCCTCATGGTTCCCTGACTGAAAGCGCGCTGAAACAAACCAGCCTCAATACCACTTGTTATGAATGCCATGCCGACAAGCGTGGGCCAGTGCTGTGGGAGCATGCCCCAGTGGTGGAAAACTGTGCCAACTGCCACAAGGCTCACGGCAGTCTTAACGAATCCTTGCTCAAAGCCCGGGTACCACAGTTATGTCAGCAATGTCACGCCGACGATGGTCATGCAGCAAGGGCGGTGGCTCAGGGTGGCAACAGCGCCTTTGGGGCCGGCAAGAGCTGTTTGAACTGCCACAGCCAAATCCATGGTTCCAATCACCCGGCCGGCAGTTTGCTGTCCCGTTAA
- a CDS encoding STAS/SEC14 domain-containing protein, with the protein MLCQIPDIAKGVISLFASGRITAEDYRTYLRPAIKSYRQEWGQVCLYIEADVLLEGWEMASLSGAGEVQLPPFDALVFVGGPDWVGNAVRLLGPFVSAELAWYPLEHKDEAIRWIAKRSAC; encoded by the coding sequence ATGTTGTGTCAAATTCCGGATATTGCCAAAGGCGTGATCAGCTTGTTTGCCAGCGGCCGTATCACAGCCGAGGATTACCGCACCTATCTGCGTCCCGCCATCAAGAGCTACCGCCAGGAGTGGGGCCAGGTCTGCCTCTACATAGAGGCAGATGTGTTGTTGGAAGGCTGGGAAATGGCATCACTCTCGGGAGCCGGTGAGGTGCAACTGCCCCCCTTCGATGCCTTGGTATTTGTCGGCGGCCCAGACTGGGTAGGCAATGCGGTGCGCCTGCTGGGGCCCTTTGTCAGCGCTGAATTGGCCTGGTATCCGCTGGAGCATAAAGATGAAGCTATTCGTTGGATAGCCAAGCGTTCGGCCTGCTAG
- a CDS encoding MtrB/PioB family decaheme-associated outer membrane protein encodes MRFPLNLLTMALLGLSGSAMAADFSVNRANTDKVNTSGFQCRQCQLAPGLSGEVTANAGYNDSDDIHSGNALGDGRDGMIASVDAELGYRSQGGYRSQLRAHDLGLDNGFVSLRTGRPGQYQLALDYRNLTRFENSDAATRLWHDKGLLQPSPNLRYLDLELERQQAGIGLSYDFGALASLGDLSSYVRYDREEKQGHRSASLITPRPVNFALPVDESNDKLRAGLQLSGHNWFTELAYQGSQYNNDINNLSLPYAADLYSATPDNQAHQLTLNGQYRLASTIFSGRIVAGRMLQDEGLIQMTGNPLQSWDGQVNTTDANLAVSTAVNSRLRLGGQLDYRKRDNNSSVAEFVQLELNPVSGAIRQNPLLDIERQSARLNASYRLAPGYRLQGGYEFKQVERSYGEREETRDHNLWAKLGMQLVSPLRLDLKASYGDRGGSRYQAGELTSSETNSLLRKYHLADRRRTAMEMGLQYTPLNWMTLDFNSHYALDDYRDTVIGLTESRDYGYDLNLSLQLSERLSAYGTAGQQWISSQQNGDQLTPWHSDIKDNFISLGAGLAYSGLLDERLTLGADYQFANSEGNTLTEGGAYDDYYSFNHSVELYGRYHLNDAMALKLTYRYERYFDTDGNEVGIDAVTGLTTLGVLNHNYNAHQLMLSFSYLLP; translated from the coding sequence ATGAGATTTCCTTTGAATCTGTTGACCATGGCTCTGCTGGGGCTCTCAGGCTCAGCGATGGCTGCCGACTTCAGTGTCAACCGCGCCAATACCGACAAGGTCAATACCTCAGGTTTCCAATGTCGCCAGTGTCAGTTGGCTCCCGGCTTAAGCGGTGAAGTGACTGCCAATGCCGGGTACAACGACAGTGATGATATCCATAGTGGAAATGCCTTGGGAGATGGCCGAGACGGCATGATAGCCAGTGTCGATGCCGAACTCGGTTACCGCAGCCAAGGAGGCTATCGCAGCCAGCTTAGGGCCCATGATTTGGGGTTGGATAACGGCTTCGTCAGTCTCAGAACCGGTCGCCCAGGTCAGTATCAACTGGCGTTGGATTACCGCAATCTGACGCGCTTTGAAAACAGTGATGCAGCGACTCGGCTGTGGCACGACAAGGGGCTGCTGCAACCCAGCCCCAATCTACGTTATCTGGATCTTGAGCTGGAGCGGCAACAGGCCGGCATAGGGCTGAGCTATGACTTCGGCGCCTTGGCATCACTCGGCGACTTGAGCAGCTATGTGCGTTATGACAGAGAGGAAAAGCAAGGCCACCGCAGTGCCAGCCTGATAACACCAAGGCCGGTCAACTTTGCCTTGCCTGTAGATGAGAGCAATGACAAGTTGCGGGCAGGTTTACAGCTCAGTGGCCACAACTGGTTTACTGAACTGGCCTATCAAGGAAGCCAATACAACAATGATATCAACAACCTGAGTCTGCCTTATGCCGCAGACCTCTACAGCGCTACGCCGGACAACCAGGCGCACCAACTGACCTTGAACGGTCAGTACCGCCTGGCCAGCACGATTTTCAGTGGTCGGATAGTCGCCGGGAGAATGCTGCAGGATGAAGGACTGATCCAGATGACGGGAAATCCTCTGCAGAGCTGGGATGGTCAGGTCAATACCACAGACGCCAACCTGGCCGTCAGTACCGCGGTGAATAGCCGTCTACGCCTGGGTGGACAACTGGATTACCGCAAACGTGACAACAACTCCAGTGTGGCTGAATTTGTCCAGCTTGAACTCAATCCCGTCAGTGGCGCCATACGACAAAACCCATTGCTGGATATTGAGCGCCAGAGTGCCCGGCTCAATGCCAGTTATCGCCTGGCGCCCGGCTATCGCCTGCAAGGTGGATATGAATTCAAGCAGGTAGAGCGCAGCTATGGCGAGCGGGAAGAAACCCGTGACCATAACCTGTGGGCCAAGCTGGGAATGCAGTTGGTTTCACCGCTGCGGCTGGATCTCAAGGCCAGTTATGGCGACCGCGGCGGCAGTCGTTATCAAGCCGGCGAGCTGACATCCAGTGAAACCAATAGCCTGTTGCGTAAGTACCACCTGGCGGATCGGCGGCGGACGGCCATGGAAATGGGGCTGCAGTATACGCCGCTGAACTGGATGACCCTGGATTTCAACAGTCACTATGCCCTGGATGACTACCGGGACACTGTAATTGGATTGACCGAATCTCGTGACTATGGATACGACCTGAATCTGTCTTTGCAATTGAGTGAACGCTTGAGCGCCTACGGTACGGCCGGTCAACAGTGGATCAGTTCCCAACAAAACGGGGATCAGTTAACGCCATGGCACAGTGACATCAAGGATAACTTTATCTCCCTCGGGGCCGGCCTAGCCTACAGCGGTTTGCTGGATGAACGCTTGACCTTGGGGGCTGATTATCAATTTGCCAACTCTGAGGGTAACACCCTGACAGAAGGCGGGGCCTATGACGACTACTACAGCTTTAACCACAGCGTAGAACTCTACGGCCGCTACCACCTGAACGACGCCATGGCACTGAAACTTACCTATAGATATGAACGCTATTTCGACACAGATGGTAACGAGGTCGGGATAGACGCAGTGACGGGTTTAACGACTTTGGGGGTGCTCAACCATAACTACAACGCCCATCAGCTGATGTTGTCCTTCAGCTACCTGCTGCCTTGA
- a CDS encoding DUF3012 domain-containing protein, producing MSLSKVFAASLALAFAAGLSACAPEVGSEAWCKQMDEKPKGDWSANEAADYAKHCVFK from the coding sequence ATGTCATTATCCAAAGTTTTTGCTGCATCTCTGGCGCTGGCTTTTGCCGCTGGATTGAGTGCTTGTGCCCCTGAAGTGGGCAGTGAAGCCTGGTGTAAGCAGATGGATGAAAAGCCCAAAGGTGATTGGAGCGCCAATGAAGCGGCCGATTACGCCAAACATTGTGTGTTTAAATAA
- the aroQ gene encoding type II 3-dehydroquinate dehydratase, with translation MSSQAKILLVNGPNLNLLGRREPEHYGHRTLEQLVQGLQDKALAAGVELEHIQSNAEYQLIEAIHNTDAGFVIINPAAFTHTSVALRDALLGVAIPFIEVHLSNVHAREPFRHHSFFSDKAKGVIVGLGPKGYEFALEAAIEALKQG, from the coding sequence ATGAGCAGTCAGGCAAAAATACTCTTGGTGAATGGCCCCAATCTTAACCTGCTTGGTCGCAGAGAGCCGGAACATTACGGTCATCGGACGCTGGAGCAGCTGGTGCAGGGACTGCAGGACAAGGCTCTTGCCGCCGGAGTGGAACTGGAACATATCCAGTCCAATGCCGAATACCAGCTCATAGAAGCTATCCACAACACAGATGCCGGATTTGTGATCATCAACCCGGCCGCCTTTACCCACACCAGCGTAGCACTCAGAGATGCCCTGCTGGGGGTCGCCATTCCTTTCATCGAAGTGCACCTTTCCAATGTGCATGCCAGAGAGCCGTTCCGCCATCACTCCTTTTTTTCCGACAAGGCCAAGGGAGTGATAGTAGGACTGGGGCCAAAGGGTTATGAGTTTGCCCTGGAAGCCGCCATAGAGGCACTCAAACAAGGCTGA
- the arfB gene encoding alternative ribosome rescue aminoacyl-tRNA hydrolase ArfB — protein MIKISNRVQVSENEIEWQFIRSSGAGGQHLNKVSTAAQLIFDIKASSLPDFYKEKLLAKADHRISQSGKIIIKCQQSRSQDANRQTALQQFIELVASVGEVAKRRIPTKATRASQRRRVDSKKQRGEVKSLRQNKIRF, from the coding sequence ATGATAAAGATCTCAAACCGTGTCCAAGTTTCAGAAAATGAAATCGAATGGCAATTTATCCGCTCCAGTGGTGCCGGGGGCCAGCACCTGAATAAGGTCTCCACTGCGGCCCAACTCATCTTCGACATCAAGGCCTCATCACTGCCGGATTTCTACAAGGAAAAGCTGCTGGCCAAGGCGGATCATCGCATCAGCCAAAGCGGCAAGATCATTATCAAATGCCAGCAAAGCCGCAGCCAGGACGCCAACCGCCAGACTGCCCTGCAGCAGTTTATCGAGCTGGTCGCCTCAGTCGGCGAAGTGGCCAAGAGACGAATTCCCACCAAGGCCACCCGCGCCAGCCAAAGGCGCCGGGTTGACAGCAAGAAGCAACGCGGTGAAGTAAAATCGCTGCGGCAGAACAAGATCCGCTTCTGA